Proteins encoded in a region of the Esox lucius isolate fEsoLuc1 chromosome 9, fEsoLuc1.pri, whole genome shotgun sequence genome:
- the sh3pxd2aa gene encoding SH3 and PX domain-containing protein 2A isoform X6 produces the protein MWMYGFTDSPRKDASGIDSSDPMVLEQYVVVASYQKQENSEISLQAGETVDVIEKSESGWWFVSTAEEQGWVPATYLDSQNGTRDDLELSTVRTGEVTKRRKSHLKRLDRRWTLGGIVNRQQSREEKYVTVQPYASQGKDEIGFEKGVTVEVIQKNLEGWWYIRYLGKEGWAPASYLKKMKEDFSPPGHKKTLTGPVEIIGNIMEISNLLQKSSSEKDVQADGEATSPERHISKSEISLPMPYAPGYNPGPEHAPDPGPSPSPGLRSGMGTSSPNLGPGAGAPRQDGKGKTEPGSPAVARVAPHRVSVGFEAIGSPNLRQKPPPRRETNLGFQLPKPPEPPTVEAEYYTIAEFQSCISDGISFRGGQKADVIEKNSGGWWYVQIGEMEGWAPCSYIDKRKKPNLNRRTSTLTRPKVPPPAPPVKKPDSEEASPSPSHSVSSAKAPESPSRPAVYEEPEYDVPAVGCESDTDSLKGEAVRRPLDVKVNSVVCERYRSSPPVCKASPVIISHRRRSFRSVEEMAKEECIYENDGFRRSSGDEGAFAKSSSGSNSPRIYHSSTVPRKPSGSSPLAGVKSLKKITPELSQSPSLAKADNSPKSSSDESGRGSRKPPGFKTVEQRIGQSPSTKPKPSVRPKPLLSSKSEPQSPERMDISSLRRQLRPTGQLRQSVKTSRGEDSETASVISSEDSHSSRNSTSDLSSIYSKGSRGDSDLEGLNVYRTTDAYDKIQESELSFPAGVEVEVLERQESGWWYIRWRDEEGWAPTFYLEPIRQGRDAGGSESDGQRSGSGSGAGSKSNSLEKNEQRVLALNNINLQGLTNHHQVHNTPGGLRSRNTPPIPSKPPGGFSKPAVLVNGAVRMRNGGVRPQSAVRPQSVFVSAPQPTRESQHYMTTSLRRNESLGARDQYRSGSATLGVRRNSSFNAVRAHPVTVEARSRPTEGAVTARGSSAERFGAGGGTDALGRVGVGVGIQRNGIPVSTVRPKPIEKSQLIHNNLGREVYVSIADYRGDDETMGFPEGTCLEVLERNPNGWWYCQVQDALQPRKGWVPSNYLERKK, from the exons gtTGGTGGTTCGTCAGTACAGCTGAAGAGCAGGGCTGGGTGCCGGCTACTTACCTGGACTCACAGAACGGTACCCGGGATGACCTGGAACTCAGCACCGTTCGGACCGGAGAGG TTACTAAGAGACGCAAGTCTCATCTGAAGAGACTGGACCGCCGATGGACCTTGGGGGGCATAGTGAACCGTCAGCAGAGTCGAg AGGAGAAGTACGTGACGGTGCAGCCATATGCCAGTCAGGGGAAGGACGAGATCGGCTTCGAGAAAGGGGTCACCGTGGAGGTCATCCAAAAGAACCTGGAAGGCTGGTGGTACATCAG GTACTTGGGGAAAGAGGGCTGGGCCCCAGCCTCATACCTGAAGAAGATGAAGGAGGACTTCTCCCCCCCGGGCCATAAGAAGACGCTGACGGGCCCGGTGGAGATCATCGGCAACATCATGGAGATCAGCAACCTGCTCCAGAAGTCCAGCAGTGAGAAG GACGTCCAAGCGGACGGGGAGGCCACCAGCCCCGAGCGCCACATCTCCAAGAGCGAGATCAGCCTGCCGATGCCGTACGCCCCGGGTTACAACCCCGGGCCCGAGCACGCCCCGGACCCGGGACCCAGCCCAAGCCCTGGGTTGAGGTCCGGGATGGGGACCTCCAGTCCGAACCTGGGACCCGGCGCCGGTGCCCCTCGCCAGGACGGTAAGGGAAAGACAGAGCCGGGCTCCCCCGCCGTAGCACGCGTCGCGCCACACAGAGTGTCGGTTG GCTTTGAGGCTATAG GTTCTCCCAACCTCCGCCAAAAACCTCCTCCTAGAAGAGAAACAAATCTG GGCTTCCAGTTACCCAAACCACCAGAGCCCCCTACTGTGGAAGCGGAGTACTACACCATTGCAGAGTTTCAGTCCTGCATTTCAGATGGGATCAGCTTCCGTGGAGGACAAAAAGCTGAT GTCATTGAGAAGAACTCCGGGGGCTGGTGGTATGTTCAGATCGGGGAGATGGAGGGTTGGGCACCCTGTTCTTACATCGACAAACGTAAGAAGCCCAACCTAAACCGAAGAACGAGCACACTCACCCGGCCCAAAGTCCCGCCTCCAGCTCCTCCTGTCAAGAAGCCAGACTCAGAAGAGGCGTCACCCTCACCCAGTCACTCAGTCTCCTCCGCCAAAGCCCCAGAAAGCCCCAGTCGCCCCGCTGTGTACGAGGAACCCGAGTACGACGTTCCAGCTGTGGGATGTGAGTCTGACACGGACTCCCTGAAAGGAGAGGCAGTACGTCGCCCGCTGGATGTGAAGGTAAACAGTGTGGTCTGTGAGAGGTACCGGAGTTCTCCACCAGTCTGCAAAGCCTCCCCTGTTATAATCAGCCATAGGAGAAGGTCATTCAGGTCAGTTGAAGAGATGGCCAAAGAGGAGTGTATCTATGAGAACGATGGCTTCAGACGCAGTAGCGGTGACGAAGGTGCTTTTGCCAAAAGTTCCAGTGGTTCCAACTCCCCGCGGATCTATCACTCTTCGACTGTACCCCGCAAACCCTCAGGGTCTTCACCTCTAGCAGGGGTAAAGTCATTGAAAAAGATCACCCCAGAGCTGAGCCAAAGTCCATCTTTAGCCAAAGCCGACAACAGCCCCAAGTCATCCTCAGATGAATCAGGTAGAGGATCCAGGAAACCCCCAGGCTTTAAAACCGTGGAGCAGAGGATAGGCCAGAGCCCCTCCACCAAGCCTAAACCTTCGGTTCGGCCCAAGCCATTGCTGAGCTCCAAGTCAGAACCCCAGAGCCCAGAGAGGATGGACATAAGCTCTCTAAGACGCCAGCTAAGACCCACTGGTCAGCTACGGCAAAGCGTCAAAACATCCCGTGGGGAAGACTCAGAGACAGCCTCTGTCATCTCTTCGGAGGACTCTCATTCTTCCCGCAACAGCACCTCAGACCTTTCATCCATCTACTCTAAAGGAAGTAGGGGAGACTCCGACCTGGAAGGGCTGAACGTCTACCGTACCACTGATGCCTATGATAAGATCCAGGAGTCAGAGCTGAGCTTCCCAGCCGGAGTGGAGGTGGAAGTTCTGGAGCGGCAGGAGAGTGGCTGGTGGTACATCCGCTGGCGAGACGAGGAAGGCTGGGCACCCACTTTCTACTTGGAGCCCATCCGACAAGGGAGGGACGCCGGTGGGTCGGAGTCCGACGGCCAGCGCTCCGGGTCGGGCAGCGGTGCTGGAAGCAAGTCCAACAGTCTGGAGAAGAATGAGCAGCGTGTGCTGGCCCTCAACAACATCAACCTGCAGGGTCTGACCAACCATCACCAAGTGCACAACACGCCGGGAGGTCTGAGGTCCAGGAACACCCCTCCGATTCCCTCCAAACCTCCGGGGGGCTTCTCCAAGCCGGCTGTCTTGGTCAACGGGGCCGTGAGAATGAGGAATGGCGGGGTTAGACCTCAGTCCGCCGTCAGACCCCAGTCGGTGTTCGTGTCAGCACCGCAGCCGACCCGGGAGAGTCAGCACTACATGACGACCTCCCTGAGGCGTAATGAGTCGCTGGGCGCTCGCGACCAATACCGATCCGGTTCCGCGACCCTTGGCGTGCGCCGAAATTCCTCCTTCAATGCAGTCCGGGCGCACCCCGTCACAGTCGAGGCCCGGTCGAGACCCACGGAGGGTGCCGTCACTGCCAGGGGGTCTTCGGCGGAACGGTTTGGGGCAGGTGGAGGGACGGACGCCTTGGGCAGAGTTGGGGTCGGGGTTGGGATACAGCGTAATGGTATCCCAGTCTCCACAGTCAGGCCCAAGCCTATCGAGAAGAGCCAGCTGATCCATAACAACCTCGGGAGGGAGGTATATGTGTCCATTGCTGACTATCGAGGGGATGATGAGACCATGGGCTTCCCTGAGGGCACCTGCCTGGAGGTTCTAGAGAGGAACCCCAATGGATGGTGGTACTGCCAGGTCCAAGACGCTCTACAACCCCGCAAAGGCTGGGTCCCCTCCAACTACCTAGAGCGGAAAAAGTAA